GAGGTGTTCGCCCGTCCGGCGACGGCGTTCGCCGCGAGTCTCGCCGGGCTCAACCGGGTCGTCGGGCAGGGCGTGCGCGGAGCGTGGACCGACGATGACCGGCGCGTAGTGCTGCCGGGTGCGACCGCGGCATCCGTCCCCGACGGAGGGGGACTGGCTGCCGTCTTCCGCCCGTCCGCGGTGTCGGTGAGCCGCGTCGACGTGCCGTCGTGGACGGCCGCGCTGCGGGTGGAGCGCGAGCGCGCGCGGGTGCCGGGGGAGTGGCTGACGCGGATCGAGCGGCTCGAGCAGACCCCGTCGGGGGTGCGTGTTCACACCGCGACCCCCGCAGTGGTGGCCGAGGTCCCGGTCGAGGATGTCGCGGAGCTGGGTCTGGCGCCGGGGGTGCCGGTGCGGTTGCGGGTCGCTGCCGAGAATGTGCGGCTGCTGGCGATCTGAAGCGCATGCCGGTGCGAGAATATACGGATGGCCCGCATTCGTCCTTTCCACGCCGGTGACGAGCCCGCGCTCGCCGAGATCTGCCTGCGCACGGCCGCCGAAGGGTCCGACGCGACCGGTCTGCTCGAGGATGACGACCTCTGGGCTCACGTGTTCGTGCTGCCGTATGCGGCGCGGCATCCGGAGTTCGCGTTCGTTGTCGAGACCGATGACGAACGCCTGGTCGGGTACATCGTCGGAGTGCCCGACACTCGCGCGTTCGAGGACTGGTTCCACGACCAGTGGTGGCCGCGGTTCGCCCACCGGTGGCCCGAGCCGGCGGAAGAGCGCAGCCGGCAGGACGGGATCGTGCGGTACGCGTACGGGCGGCGCGGCGGTGCAGAACCCTACGGCGACGACCATCCCGCGCACCTGCACATCGACCTGCTGCCCGAGGCGCAGGGCCAGGGCTGGGGGCGCGCGCTCATCACCACGCTCACCGACGCACTGCGCGCCCAGGGCGTGACCGGCGTGCATCTGGCCGCATCGGTGGGCAACACCGGGGCGATCGCGTTCTACCCGCGGGTGGGGTTCACCCCGATCCCATCCCACC
This DNA window, taken from Microbacterium invictum, encodes the following:
- a CDS encoding GNAT family N-acetyltransferase, with translation MARIRPFHAGDEPALAEICLRTAAEGSDATGLLEDDDLWAHVFVLPYAARHPEFAFVVETDDERLVGYIVGVPDTRAFEDWFHDQWWPRFAHRWPEPAEERSRQDGIVRYAYGRRGGAEPYGDDHPAHLHIDLLPEAQGQGWGRALITTLTDALRAQGVTGVHLAASVGNTGAIAFYPRVGFTPIPSHPGVQAFALTLT